In Campylobacter sp. 2014D-0216, the following proteins share a genomic window:
- a CDS encoding putative metalloprotease CJM1_0395 family protein, protein MHIHSNHSSTFYIPNYQNKHKEEIKQDNTENENSQTIQDNKDNQEKDEKTQKVNGKDLSNEEVKQVRELEKIDREVRAHEAAHQAAGGALAGAASFGYTRGPDNKMYAVEGEVPIRMQKGNTPEETIANAMQVVAAAMAPADPSPQDYKVAANAMQMQNEARLEQSKIKAEELKAQNEENKNNQENNANSKAIKSYTQNISQDYIGSQYNKSA, encoded by the coding sequence ATGCATATTCATTCAAATCATAGTAGTACTTTTTACATACCTAATTATCAAAACAAGCATAAAGAAGAAATTAAACAAGATAATACTGAAAACGAAAACTCACAAACTATACAAGATAACAAAGACAATCAAGAAAAAGATGAAAAAACACAAAAAGTCAATGGTAAAGATCTAAGCAATGAAGAAGTAAAACAAGTAAGAGAACTTGAAAAAATAGACCGCGAAGTTAGAGCACATGAAGCAGCACATCAAGCTGCAGGTGGAGCTTTAGCAGGTGCTGCAAGCTTTGGTTATACAAGAGGACCTGATAATAAAATGTATGCGGTAGAAGGGGAAGTTCCTATAAGAATGCAAAAAGGCAACACCCCTGAAGAGACTATCGCAAATGCTATGCAAGTAGTTGCTGCTGCGATGGCGCCAGCTGATCCTAGTCCGCAAGATTACAAAGTAGCAGCCAATGCTATGCAAATGCAAAATGAAGCCCGCTTAGAACAATCTAAAATAAAAGCAGAAGAACTAAAAGCACAAAATGAAGAAAATAAAAACAACCAAGAAAACAATGCTAATTCAAAAGCCATAAAATCATATACTCAAAATATTTCACAAGATTACATAGGAAGTCAGTATAATAAAAGCGCATAA
- a CDS encoding ABC-type transport auxiliary lipoprotein family protein yields MKILYAIVVAIFFNACSLIGPSQTLPANKYFSINLEKIPQEQNYKKEKTIIVALPKGLDYSSAIFYKKDHMVNAYAYHFWKQNPALMIKDFLEFHLQDLNAFKAVLNQDSLASADYVLESKVDVLEQEFSDEMHSKIKFGISLNWVHINTKKLLASKYFYYEKKLTDNAPEVLIQNYNELFMLFAKDFRLWIGQNLE; encoded by the coding sequence ATGAAAATTTTATATGCCATAGTTGTAGCGATTTTTTTTAATGCCTGCTCGTTGATTGGGCCAAGTCAAACCTTGCCTGCAAATAAGTATTTTAGTATTAATTTAGAAAAAATACCACAAGAGCAAAATTATAAAAAAGAAAAAACGATCATTGTTGCTTTACCTAAGGGTTTGGATTATTCTAGTGCAATTTTTTATAAAAAAGATCATATGGTTAATGCCTATGCGTATCATTTTTGGAAACAAAACCCCGCGTTGATGATAAAAGATTTTTTAGAGTTTCACTTGCAAGATTTAAATGCATTTAAAGCAGTATTAAATCAAGATAGCCTAGCAAGTGCTGACTATGTACTAGAAAGTAAGGTAGATGTGCTAGAGCAAGAATTTAGTGATGAGATGCATTCTAAAATAAAATTTGGCATTAGTTTGAATTGGGTGCATATTAATACTAAAAAACTCTTAGCTAGTAAATATTTTTATTATGAAAAAAAATTAACCGACAATGCGCCTGAAGTTTTGATCCAAAATTACAATGAGCTTTTTATGCTATTTGCTAAAGATTTTAGGCTTTGGATTGGTCAAAATTTGGAATAA
- the ung gene encoding uracil-DNA glycosylase, with amino-acid sequence MEICLDQIKIEPSWKEFLKDEFLKPYFLEIKSHYIQALHAKKTIYPPAHLTFNAFNLTPLKDLKIILLGQDPYHNPNQAMGLSFSVPNGVKIPPSLLNVYKELYQDLNIPIAKHGDLSKWAKQGVLLLNSILSVEANKPASHAHFGWQKFTDAVISKLSDEKEGLIFLLWGNYAKNKKSLINMQKHYILEAAHPSPLARNAFSGCKHFSQSNIILSKLSKTPIDWDLNS; translated from the coding sequence ATGGAAATTTGTTTAGATCAGATCAAAATCGAACCATCATGGAAAGAATTTCTAAAAGATGAATTCTTAAAACCATATTTTTTAGAAATCAAATCGCATTATATTCAAGCACTTCATGCAAAAAAAACCATCTACCCACCTGCGCATTTAACCTTTAATGCTTTTAATCTTACCCCTTTAAAAGATCTAAAAATCATACTTTTAGGGCAAGACCCTTACCATAATCCAAATCAAGCTATGGGATTAAGCTTTAGCGTGCCAAATGGAGTAAAAATTCCACCTTCTTTGCTAAATGTCTACAAAGAATTATATCAAGATCTTAATATACCCATAGCAAAACATGGAGATCTTAGCAAATGGGCTAAGCAAGGGGTTTTGCTTTTAAACTCTATCTTAAGTGTAGAAGCTAACAAACCTGCCTCGCACGCTCATTTTGGCTGGCAAAAATTTACCGATGCGGTTATATCTAAACTTAGCGATGAAAAAGAGGGTTTGATATTTTTGCTTTGGGGAAATTATGCTAAAAATAAAAAATCTTTAATCAACATGCAAAAACATTATATCTTAGAAGCAGCACACCCTTCTCCATTAGCAAGAAATGCTTTTTCAGGTTGCAAACACTTTTCCCAAAGCAATATCATTTTGTCAAAACTTTCTAAAACGCCAATTGATTGGGATTTAAATTCTTGA
- a CDS encoding radical SAM/SPASM domain-containing protein, translating to MQFEKIYIELSDICGLKCDFCPSQKAQRKLMSLENFEKICKSVHHRAKLFTFHVLGDPLRVTNLKEYLELALKYDMCIELTTSGFYLDEEKITLLLNSKNIRQINISLGAFLAQSRVDIKEYFKPILRLIFLHLEKRLDSFVNLRLWNLDHDFNPPLENEKIYHFLESTFQVFIQRQKVKNRLERHIILHQAKLFKWPSLKDKVIRHEGICHALNGQIAILSDGSLVPCCLDTQADMKLGNCFEDEFNELLKSPLYTQLKEGFKQGVLKAELCKRCEFLQAKN from the coding sequence ATGCAGTTTGAAAAAATCTATATAGAACTAAGCGATATTTGTGGATTAAAATGCGATTTTTGTCCTAGTCAAAAAGCACAGCGTAAACTCATGAGTTTAGAAAATTTTGAAAAAATTTGTAAAAGCGTACATCATCGCGCCAAGCTTTTTACTTTTCATGTATTAGGAGATCCTTTAAGGGTGACAAATTTAAAAGAGTATTTAGAGCTTGCATTAAAATATGATATGTGTATTGAGCTAACTACGAGCGGGTTTTATCTAGATGAGGAAAAAATTACCTTGCTTTTAAATTCAAAAAATATTAGGCAAATTAATATTTCCTTAGGAGCTTTTTTAGCGCAAAGTAGAGTAGATATAAAGGAATATTTTAAGCCTATTTTGCGTTTGATTTTTTTGCACTTGGAGAAAAGATTAGATTCTTTTGTGAATTTAAGACTTTGGAATTTAGATCATGATTTTAACCCACCTTTAGAAAATGAAAAAATTTATCATTTTTTAGAGTCGACTTTTCAGGTTTTCATTCAAAGGCAAAAAGTAAAAAATCGTTTAGAAAGGCACATTATCTTACACCAAGCTAAGCTTTTTAAATGGCCTTCTTTGAAAGATAAAGTCATACGTCATGAAGGTATTTGTCATGCTTTAAATGGTCAAATCGCCATATTAAGCGATGGGAGTTTGGTGCCTTGTTGCTTAGATACTCAAGCAGATATGAAGCTTGGCAATTGTTTTGAAGATGAGTTTAATGAGCTTTTGAAATCTCCTTTGTATACACAGCTAAAAGAAGGATTTAAACAAGGAGTTTTAAAAGCAGAACTTTGCAAAAGATGTGAGTTTTTGCAAGCTAAAAACTAA
- a CDS encoding ATP-binding protein: protein MRKNILALALFAFCGANALEIQEFKGFSHPESVYVDQNTVYVSNVGKKLAPLDKDNDGFISKLDSNGKILELEFIKNLHAPKGMSKIGNTLYVVDIDVVYGFDVVNKKEVFKLPINNAVFLNDIAVLNDDVLLVSDTGTGYIHKVYLKTKKYENFIHLDPKYGGPNGLLVDQNSLLVAGYDPSDKSGGKVICIDLQSKKIQELSSKIEQFDGIVYDKNKNLLVSSWGKNLQGYIYKIKDNKEEKLKLDYIQGPADMFFDGEYLWVPKMAENAIVKIKL, encoded by the coding sequence ATGAGAAAAAATATCTTAGCTTTGGCTTTGTTTGCATTTTGCGGTGCAAATGCTTTGGAAATTCAAGAATTTAAAGGATTTTCGCATCCTGAGAGTGTTTATGTGGATCAAAACACAGTTTATGTGTCAAATGTAGGAAAAAAGCTAGCCCCGCTAGATAAAGATAACGATGGATTTATATCTAAACTAGATTCAAATGGAAAGATTTTAGAATTAGAGTTTATTAAAAATCTTCATGCACCAAAAGGTATGTCTAAAATAGGCAATACTTTATATGTGGTGGATATTGATGTAGTTTATGGTTTTGATGTGGTAAATAAAAAAGAGGTTTTTAAACTTCCTATAAACAATGCGGTTTTTTTAAATGATATAGCGGTTTTAAATGATGATGTTTTGTTGGTTAGTGATACGGGCACAGGATATATTCACAAAGTGTATTTAAAAACAAAAAAATATGAAAATTTCATTCATTTAGATCCAAAATACGGTGGTCCTAATGGTTTATTGGTAGATCAAAACTCCTTGCTTGTAGCTGGTTATGATCCAAGTGATAAATCAGGTGGAAAGGTGATTTGTATAGATTTACAATCTAAAAAAATTCAAGAATTAAGTTCAAAAATAGAACAATTTGATGGTATAGTATATGATAAAAATAAAAATCTTTTAGTGTCAAGTTGGGGTAAAAATTTACAAGGTTATATCTACAAGATAAAAGATAATAAGGAAGAAAAATTAAAGTTAGATTATATTCAAGGGCCTGCGGATATGTTTTTTGATGGAGAATATTTATGGGTGCCAAAAATGGCAGAAAATGCGATTGTGAAAATTAAATTATAA
- a CDS encoding superoxide dismutase family protein produces the protein MKKIILGSLLASSFLFGANLENFNPKAQKEHLVIKMQVLDKKANKDAGEIVAVQTPYGVAFYPNLQGLESGIHGFHVHANADCGATDKGLGMKAGGHWDPEKTDAHSSPWDDKGHKGDLPPLYVEKDGKATNPVLAPKIKTLDELKNHALMIHFGGDNHSDHPAALGGGGARMACGVIH, from the coding sequence ATGAAAAAAATCATACTAGGTTCACTACTAGCATCAAGCTTTTTATTTGGAGCAAATTTAGAGAATTTTAATCCTAAAGCACAAAAAGAACATTTAGTTATCAAAATGCAAGTTCTTGACAAAAAAGCAAATAAAGACGCAGGAGAAATCGTAGCAGTGCAAACTCCTTATGGGGTAGCATTTTATCCAAATCTTCAAGGTTTAGAAAGTGGAATTCATGGCTTTCATGTACATGCAAATGCAGATTGCGGAGCAACCGATAAGGGTTTAGGAATGAAAGCAGGGGGACACTGGGATCCTGAAAAGACTGATGCACATTCAAGTCCATGGGACGATAAAGGTCACAAAGGTGATTTACCACCACTTTATGTTGAAAAAGATGGAAAGGCTACTAATCCTGTATTAGCACCAAAGATCAAAACCCTTGATGAGTTAAAAAACCATGCTTTAATGATACATTTTGGCGGGGATAATCACAGCGATCACCCAGCTGCGCTTGGCGGCGGGGGCGCTAGAATGGCTTGTGGAGTTATTCACTAA
- a CDS encoding sensor histidine kinase produces the protein MKSENFNHTILKILALYIITSGVFLTIFFITFYQKEANFIRLNQITHSYTHFNYILQNIIEARHERSFLTSEDFAYLSKKLNTQFAIIAEDQIIFSNLSFNALDILKQLKKNNYIYNQNQRLFIDFLRIRNLDTYVDTKNIKKPRHHSHFLKHKNIYIIIEINDLGFKKEQYSKDNYNNLDIKDFAGELWKLKLKTIFYALICISILAAIAYILLSLVFKNIKEQFQALNDFIKDTTHEINTPLSVILASIKKFDDTHLDPNNIKKLNHIKLASKNLNHIYQNLIALNFFIQKENTKEDIKLKELIEQRLEYFESLISQKNLTIEKKLLEQNFHANKEEIQILFDNLLSNAIKYTHTHKKIYISLQQNMLSIKDEGQGMSAKEITQIFTRYKRFNQDQGGFGIGLNLVKQIADKNNINIKVISKENKGSEFILSWQG, from the coding sequence ATGAAAAGTGAAAATTTCAACCATACTATTTTAAAGATTTTAGCACTATATATCATTACAAGTGGTGTATTTTTGACGATTTTTTTCATTACTTTTTACCAAAAGGAAGCCAATTTTATACGGTTAAATCAAATCACCCACTCTTACACTCATTTTAACTATATCTTGCAAAACATCATCGAAGCAAGACACGAAAGAAGCTTTTTAACCTCAGAAGACTTTGCATATCTTTCCAAAAAACTCAACACGCAATTTGCCATCATCGCAGAAGATCAAATCATTTTCAGCAATCTAAGTTTTAACGCTCTAGATATTTTAAAACAATTGAAAAAAAACAATTATATTTACAATCAAAACCAACGATTGTTTATAGATTTTTTAAGAATTCGAAATCTTGACACCTATGTTGATACCAAAAATATCAAAAAACCAAGGCACCATTCTCATTTTTTAAAACATAAGAATATTTACATTATTATCGAAATCAACGATCTTGGATTCAAAAAAGAACAATACTCCAAAGACAATTACAACAACCTAGACATCAAAGACTTTGCTGGTGAACTTTGGAAGTTAAAACTAAAAACCATCTTTTATGCACTTATTTGCATTAGTATACTTGCTGCTATTGCTTATATATTGCTTTCACTAGTGTTTAAAAATATCAAAGAACAATTTCAAGCACTCAATGATTTCATTAAAGACACTACGCATGAAATCAACACACCTTTAAGTGTGATTTTAGCTAGTATTAAAAAATTTGATGATACCCATTTAGATCCCAACAACATCAAAAAACTAAACCACATCAAACTAGCAAGTAAAAACCTTAATCATATTTATCAAAATCTCATCGCCTTGAATTTTTTCATTCAAAAAGAAAATACCAAAGAAGATATCAAACTAAAAGAATTAATCGAACAAAGACTAGAATATTTTGAAAGCTTAATCTCTCAAAAAAATCTAACCATAGAAAAGAAATTACTAGAGCAAAATTTCCACGCCAATAAAGAAGAAATTCAAATTTTATTTGACAATCTCTTAAGCAATGCTATAAAATACACCCATACTCATAAAAAAATTTATATTTCTTTACAACAAAATATGCTTAGTATTAAAGATGAGGGTCAAGGTATGAGCGCTAAAGAAATTACTCAAATTTTTACACGCTATAAACGCTTTAATCAAGACCAAGGAGGTTTTGGTATAGGTTTAAATTTAGTCAAGCAAATTGCAGATAAAAACAACATCAACATAAAAGTAATAAGCAAGGAAAACAAAGGAAGTGAATTTATACTTTCTTGGCAAGGATAA
- a CDS encoding flagellar FLiS export co-chaperone — translation MRDELEILQKHLGQVGSSIEGANLKHQTQKFSEDITDANDFVGALQILDSSLKKISKILEDKNYEDVQDKVLIASESLKIVDNCSFLGNALFDNNYNVNVGSKAFAFEIYNPLKILETSDYEGMKAYIEDKREEIASMLSELAVAIASYSPSQSFGGTSFDSMGDFDFTKLFK, via the coding sequence ATGAGAGATGAATTAGAAATCTTACAAAAACATTTAGGACAAGTAGGTTCTAGTATAGAAGGTGCAAATTTAAAACACCAAACACAAAAATTTAGCGAAGATATCACCGATGCAAATGATTTTGTAGGTGCGTTGCAAATTTTAGATTCTTCTTTGAAAAAAATTTCAAAAATTTTAGAAGATAAAAATTATGAAGATGTACAAGATAAAGTATTGATCGCAAGTGAAAGCTTAAAGATAGTAGATAATTGTTCTTTTTTGGGTAATGCTTTATTTGATAATAATTATAATGTCAATGTTGGCTCAAAGGCATTTGCGTTTGAAATTTATAATCCTTTGAAAATTTTAGAAACAAGCGACTATGAAGGTATGAAAGCTTATATCGAAGATAAAAGAGAAGAAATTGCTTCTATGCTTTCAGAACTTGCAGTGGCTATTGCTAGTTATAGTCCAAGCCAAAGTTTTGGTGGAACAAGTTTTGATTCTATGGGCGATTTTGATTTTACTAAACTTTTTAAATAA
- the mutY gene encoding A/G-specific adenine glycosylase: protein MQKIHENILKWYDQNGRKDLPWRILHDRYKKYAKVDDLERLKHIDIAYAVYVSEIMLQQTQVKSVLQNYYFQFLAQFPSLKILALSSEDEVLKAWQGLGYYTRARNLYQCAKICMQKWGAKLPADVEKLQTLPGIGEYTAGAIACFGFLQAQAFVDANIKRVLSRFYSLQNPNSKLLMQKAKELLNHKNPFEHNQALLDIGALLCLPKNAKCKLCPLEEFCSGKNEYEKFHTSKKIQYQNITLDILIVQKNQYFLLEQSKEKLYFNLYNFLTYKGEKNASYLGEFKHTYTKYKINARVYFLKDDQFKDQGFKAVLDKELEQLTLSKLAVKAFEIYKKSVDAV from the coding sequence ATGCAAAAAATTCACGAAAATATCTTAAAGTGGTATGATCAAAATGGTAGGAAAGATCTGCCTTGGCGTATTTTACATGATCGGTATAAAAAGTATGCTAAGGTAGATGACTTAGAAAGATTAAAGCATATTGACATAGCATATGCTGTTTATGTGAGTGAAATTATGTTGCAACAAACTCAAGTGAAAAGTGTTTTGCAAAATTATTATTTTCAATTTTTAGCTCAATTTCCTTCTTTAAAAATTCTTGCATTATCTAGTGAAGATGAGGTTTTGAAAGCTTGGCAAGGACTTGGCTACTACACTAGAGCTAGAAATTTGTATCAATGTGCAAAAATTTGTATGCAAAAATGGGGTGCAAAATTACCAGCAGATGTTGAAAAGTTACAAACTCTTCCTGGTATTGGAGAGTATACAGCAGGCGCTATAGCTTGTTTTGGGTTTTTGCAAGCTCAAGCTTTTGTAGATGCAAACATCAAAAGAGTTTTGAGTAGATTTTATAGCTTGCAAAATCCAAACTCTAAACTTTTAATGCAAAAAGCAAAAGAGTTGTTAAACCATAAAAATCCATTTGAACATAATCAAGCTTTACTAGATATAGGCGCTTTGCTGTGTTTGCCTAAAAATGCAAAGTGTAAACTTTGTCCTTTAGAGGAGTTTTGTAGCGGAAAAAATGAGTATGAAAAATTCCATACAAGCAAAAAAATTCAATACCAAAACATCACTTTAGATATTTTAATAGTTCAAAAAAATCAATATTTTTTATTAGAGCAAAGTAAAGAAAAATTATATTTTAACTTGTATAATTTTCTAACATACAAGGGTGAAAAAAATGCAAGTTATTTAGGTGAGTTTAAACATACTTATACAAAATACAAAATCAATGCTAGAGTGTATTTTTTAAAAGATGATCAATTTAAAGATCAGGGCTTTAAGGCGGTTTTAGATAAAGAGTTAGAGCAGCTAACGCTTTCAAAGCTTGCTGTAAAAGCTTTTGAAATTTATAAAAAGAGTGTCGATGCAGTTTGA
- the lpoB gene encoding penicillin-binding protein activator LpoB, producing MKKSLLFTFFAIFIFGACSSQPKYTDGKASQKVQGNALTLGLDREDFENTAKAMIESMLNDPAFANLNAQNKKVLAIGRIINDTPQRIDTDKLTAKITIALRKSGKFVLTTAVAAGGAKDNLTHEIRNLRENDEFNQNTIASKGTILAPNFSLSGKIRQDSVKLYNGKIQSEYFFHLILTDLTSGLALWEDEKTIDKTGTSKSVTW from the coding sequence ATGAAAAAAAGCCTACTTTTTACTTTTTTTGCCATTTTTATTTTTGGTGCTTGTTCTTCTCAACCTAAATACACTGATGGCAAAGCTTCGCAAAAAGTGCAAGGTAATGCACTTACCTTGGGACTAGATAGAGAGGACTTTGAAAACACAGCTAAGGCAATGATAGAAAGTATGTTAAATGATCCTGCATTTGCAAATTTAAATGCTCAAAACAAAAAAGTACTTGCCATAGGTCGCATTATCAACGATACCCCACAAAGAATAGACACTGATAAACTCACCGCAAAAATCACAATAGCACTAAGAAAATCAGGTAAATTTGTACTCACTACCGCAGTAGCTGCAGGTGGAGCTAAAGATAATCTAACACACGAAATAAGAAATTTAAGAGAAAATGATGAATTTAATCAAAATACCATTGCTTCCAAAGGCACCATCTTAGCACCTAACTTCTCACTCTCTGGAAAGATTAGACAAGATAGTGTAAAGCTTTACAATGGCAAAATTCAAAGTGAATATTTCTTTCATCTCATTCTTACTGATTTAACAAGCGGCTTAGCGCTTTGGGAAGATGAAAAAACAATCGACAAGACTGGTACAAGCAAGAGTGTCACATGGTAA
- a CDS encoding DUF1104 domain-containing protein: MKKTMKLLIASSLIASFAFGADFSKKSNEEILNLAKNVSAQDQADLVIEMKKRMNEMKYKDARNFQQQFRTNLQENLSKLSPQERSQRKTIVQDDMQKLTDTMSGKEIRELNLHHHGKGMHGLTHKGHHEHKTHHENCMMR, from the coding sequence ATGAAAAAAACCATGAAGTTACTAATTGCTAGTTCGCTAATTGCTTCATTTGCATTTGGCGCTGATTTTTCTAAAAAAAGCAATGAAGAAATTTTAAATCTTGCAAAAAATGTAAGCGCGCAAGATCAAGCCGATCTAGTCATAGAGATGAAAAAAAGAATGAATGAGATGAAATACAAAGATGCAAGAAATTTCCAACAACAATTTAGAACCAACTTGCAAGAAAACCTTTCTAAACTCTCTCCGCAAGAAAGAAGCCAAAGAAAGACTATAGTCCAAGATGACATGCAAAAACTAACTGATACAATGAGTGGAAAAGAAATAAGGGAATTAAACCTACATCACCATGGTAAAGGTATGCATGGCTTAACCCACAAAGGACATCATGAACATAAAACACACCATGAAAACTGCATGATGAGATAA
- a CDS encoding response regulator transcription factor, whose translation MAAKILLLEDDLSLNEIISDALNDEGFKVSCVYDAQEALDKAYEENFDLWIFDVKVPKGNGFKVLKELRESSKNTPAIFLTSLSMLDNVKEGFSSGCDDYIKKPFDIDELIIRVKNIIKRNFHHQKEDLIILNPDKNISFDPINKTLYQDKNIINLTNKEKELLALLLKKRPHFVSLESIFEAIWNLDEEPVIMSLRVYIKNLRKILGKDLIINQRNIGYAIRLENEK comes from the coding sequence ATGGCAGCAAAAATCTTACTTTTAGAAGATGATTTAAGCTTAAATGAAATTATAAGCGATGCTCTAAATGATGAAGGCTTCAAAGTCTCTTGTGTATATGATGCACAAGAGGCGCTTGATAAAGCTTATGAAGAAAATTTCGATCTTTGGATTTTTGATGTTAAAGTCCCCAAAGGCAATGGTTTTAAAGTGTTAAAAGAACTTAGAGAAAGCTCTAAAAACACCCCTGCAATTTTTCTAACCTCTTTATCTATGCTTGATAATGTAAAAGAAGGATTTTCATCAGGTTGTGATGATTATATTAAAAAGCCTTTTGATATCGATGAGTTGATTATTCGTGTTAAAAATATCATTAAAAGAAATTTTCATCACCAAAAAGAAGACCTCATCATACTTAATCCTGACAAAAATATCTCTTTTGATCCAATCAATAAAACCCTTTATCAAGATAAAAACATCATCAACCTTACCAACAAAGAAAAAGAACTCTTAGCTTTACTTTTAAAAAAACGCCCTCATTTTGTAAGCTTAGAAAGCATTTTTGAAGCAATTTGGAATTTAGATGAAGAGCCTGTGATCATGAGTCTTAGGGTATATATAAAAAATTTAAGAAAAATTCTCGGTAAAGATCTTATCATCAACCAAAGGAATATCGGATATGCGATTAGGTTAGAAAATGAAAAGTGA
- a CDS encoding SIMPL domain-containing protein, translating into MKSFLKGLGLGLLCLILFVLGVVFNTEFLGLKNHDKQNIEFSRNIEVSNEIMPNIFNATLNFSASKELSEKTLISNEEKNYIAQTFKEISDRIAKEHYCKGGSYTLEPSYNYHQGNKTLNGYRLYSNFTCQIPQNKSKDYENLVKDIENISATNTLISFNTKALQVGFDEMILETNKEKLYDLALKKAFEKAQYYSKSLAKTCTMKNIHFDNDGIKYRGPNLSASADNIVLPIVQSEKQSLKADVLFVCY; encoded by the coding sequence ATGAAAAGTTTTTTAAAAGGTTTAGGACTAGGACTACTTTGCTTGATATTATTTGTTCTAGGAGTAGTTTTTAATACAGAATTTTTAGGTTTAAAAAACCATGATAAACAAAATATAGAATTTTCAAGAAACATCGAAGTATCTAATGAAATTATGCCAAATATCTTTAATGCTACTTTAAATTTTAGTGCAAGTAAAGAACTTAGTGAAAAAACTCTCATTTCTAATGAAGAAAAAAACTACATCGCTCAAACTTTTAAAGAAATCTCAGATCGCATTGCAAAAGAGCATTATTGCAAGGGCGGAAGCTATACTTTAGAGCCAAGCTACAATTACCATCAGGGCAATAAAACTTTAAATGGATATAGATTATATTCTAACTTCACTTGTCAAATTCCACAAAATAAAAGCAAAGACTATGAAAACCTTGTAAAAGATATAGAAAACATTAGCGCTACTAATACACTCATTTCTTTTAACACCAAAGCTTTACAAGTTGGTTTTGATGAAATGATTTTAGAAACAAATAAAGAAAAATTATATGATCTTGCGCTAAAAAAAGCTTTTGAAAAAGCTCAGTATTACTCTAAAAGTTTAGCAAAAACTTGTACAATGAAAAATATACATTTTGACAATGATGGCATTAAATACCGCGGTCCTAATTTATCAGCAAGCGCAGATAACATTGTGTTGCCTATTGTGCAAAGTGAAAAACAAAGCTTAAAAGCTGATGTGCTTTTTGTTTGTTATTAA
- a CDS encoding helix-turn-helix domain-containing protein produces the protein MIFPKDLEKMSKNTVKNSLFSLCWYVKNASACVSQEVLFEDYALVYILNGSKSIHSMDNHFSVKQDELVFFTKNSFSIRDYLDTEGKYESIILCFKESILVEFVFKYKELILKLDTSKYNKSLFSLKADLITKSIFESFLPCINSACVYNEHLFKLKFEELFLSLLYSENNAEFLAFLKMVLSGFKLELYQMFAYCQNDFENVASMAKFSKMDIATFSRNFKQSFGISAKEWLDNKRFEKAKFLLEFSTKNITQICHELGFNSPAWFIARYKKRYGITPKQEQKSKNLYFLS, from the coding sequence TTGATTTTTCCAAAAGACTTAGAAAAAATGAGTAAAAATACAGTAAAAAATTCTTTATTTTCCTTGTGTTGGTATGTTAAAAATGCTTCTGCTTGTGTAAGTCAAGAAGTGTTGTTTGAAGATTATGCTTTGGTTTATATTTTAAATGGAAGCAAAAGTATCCATAGTATGGATAATCACTTTAGTGTGAAACAAGATGAGCTTGTTTTTTTTACTAAGAACTCTTTTTCGATTCGAGATTATCTTGATACTGAAGGCAAGTACGAGTCTATTATTTTATGTTTTAAAGAAAGCATTTTGGTGGAGTTTGTTTTTAAATACAAAGAATTAATCTTAAAACTAGATACATCAAAATACAATAAAAGCTTATTTAGTTTAAAAGCTGATCTTATAACAAAAAGCATATTTGAATCTTTTTTGCCTTGTATAAATAGTGCTTGTGTTTATAATGAGCATTTGTTTAAGCTAAAATTTGAAGAATTATTTTTATCTTTATTGTATAGTGAGAATAATGCAGAATTTCTAGCTTTTTTAAAGATGGTTTTAAGTGGTTTTAAGCTGGAACTGTATCAGATGTTTGCATATTGCCAAAATGATTTTGAAAATGTAGCTTCTATGGCAAAATTTAGCAAGATGGATATTGCAACTTTTAGCCGTAATTTCAAGCAAAGTTTTGGCATTAGCGCAAAAGAATGGCTTGATAATAAGCGTTTTGAAAAGGCTAAATTTCTACTTGAATTTTCTACGAAAAATATTACTCAAATTTGTCATGAGCTTGGCTTTAATTCGCCTGCATGGTTTATAGCAAGATATAAAAAACGATACGGCATTACTCCAAAACAAGAACAAAAATCAAAAAACTTATATTTTTTATCTTAA